A single genomic interval of Rhododendron vialii isolate Sample 1 chromosome 3a, ASM3025357v1 harbors:
- the LOC131320642 gene encoding uncharacterized protein LOC131320642 — translation MCRTTRLTLLISVLLISLVPRESKSSLIKTFLKFSADDSPNKSIQIPPSPSPSPSIGLDSGGGENSGGERGNDEHDQVPSNPPKPELIASITDETCNISSTMSCRDSNNMTACLSNGKTGPEGSYLVVQNDIDTPVNVNLTILPSNITFKEIELQKHQAKKINISEIIGGSQSIILNAGNGNCTIHIASPAPEDNSEKNFQWVGVNVNPTHGAYILVLMFLIGGGAWACFELRKRGRHLDGVPYQELEMGQPEIVLAANVETKGGWDEDWDDDWDEEKAVKSPGGKRLRRGKANGNGVASGSSRDDGWGNDWDD, via the exons ATGTGCCGGACTACAAGATTAACGTTATTAATTTCCGTTCTTTTGATTTCGCTCGTCCCCCGAGAGTCGAAATCTTCTCTAATCAAAACGTTCCTTAAATTCTCCGCAGATGACAGCCCCAACAAATCAATTCAG ATTCCGCCTTCGCCAAGCCCTAGTCCAAGCATTGGTTTGGATTCTGGAGGTGGAGAAAATTCTGGTGGAGAGAGGGGTAATGATGAACACGATCAGGTGCCTTCCAATCCGCCCAAGCCGGAACTTATTGCTAGCATAACTGATGAGACGTGTAATATTTCGTCTACTATGTCATGCCGGGATTCGAACAACATGACCGCGTGCCTTTCGAATGGCAAAACTG GACCAGAAGGATCATATCTTGTTGTCCAGAATGATATAGACACCCCAGTAAACGTGAATTTGACAATCTTGCCTTCAAACATTACTTTCAAGGAAATAGAACTACAGAAACACCAAGCCAAGAAG ATCAATATTTCAGAAATTATTGGAGGAAGTCAGTCGATTATATTGAATGCTGGAAATGGGAATTGCACAATTCACATTGCATCTCCCGCCCCAGAAGACAACTCCGAAAAGAATTTTCAATGGGTTGGCGTCAATGTGAACCCCACACATGGTGCTTATATACTGGTTTTGATGTTTTTGATTGGCGGAGGGGCTTGGGCCTGCTTTGAGTTGAGAAAAAGAGGACGGCATCTTGATGGGGTCCCTTATCAGGAACTCGAAATGGGACAGCCAGAAATTGTTTTGGCTGCGAATGTGGAAACCAAGGGAGGTTGGGATGAAGATTGGGATGATGACTGGGATGAGGAAAAGGCGGTGAAATCGCCTGGCGGAAAGCGTTTAAGACGAGGGAAGGCAAATGGAAATGGCGTTGCTTCCGGATCTTCTCGCGACGATGGATGGGGCAATGATTGGGACGATTAG
- the LOC131320646 gene encoding probable LRR receptor-like serine/threonine-protein kinase IRK has translation MKIFSLFGLLLLLPIYVRSLNPSLNDDVLGLIVFKADLQDPNGKLVSWNEDDDSPCNWTGVQCNPRSNRVFELVLDGFSLSGRIGKGLLQLQFLRKLSLAKNNLTGDLSPVLAGLENLRVLDLSENRLSGSLPGGFFQQCGSLRSVSLAFNKFTGQIPDSLSSCSTLAALNLSSNQFSGSLPSGLWSLKGLRSLDLSNNQLGGEIPKGIERLNNLRAINFGKNKFTGEIPEGIGSCLLLRSIDFSENSLSGNLPNAMEKLVSCNAISLRKNSFVGGVPDWLGDMKSLETLDLSDNSFSGQVPNSTGNLQSLKVLNISTNALTGSLPESMINCKNLLTMDFSHNSLTGSLPGWIFQLDVQEVLLSGNRLSGSMDSPLSSSPDNSRRKILVLDLSHNAFSGNVPSSVGNFSSLQVLDLSENQLNGSIPLEIGGAISLKELRLEKNSLVGIIPTSIEKCTSLTSLILSRNNLTGPIPTAIAQLSNLQIVNLSFNRLTGTLPKELANLGHLLSFNISRNQLQGALPGGSFFNTISPSSVAFNPSLCGAAVSKTCPTVLPKPIVLNPNSSDSPPGSIPQNLAHKKSILSISALIAIGAAAVIVIGVIAITVLNLRVRSSTSRSAVPLVLSGGDDFSRSSTTDANSGKLVMFSGDPDFSTGKHALLNKDCELGRGGFGAVYKTVLKDGRPIAIKKLTVSSLVKPQEEFETEVKKLGMIRHPNLVSLEGYYWTPSLQLLIYEFISGGSLYKHLHEDYDGNSLSWNDRFNIILGIAKSLAHLHKVNTIHYNLKSSNILIDSAGEPKVADFGLARLLPMLDRYVLSKKINSALGYMAPEFACRTVKITDKCDVYGFGVLVLEVVTGKIPVEYMEDDMVVLCDMVRGALEEGRVEECVDGRLQGNFPADEVIPVMKLGLICTSQVPSNRPDMGEVVNILDLIRCPSEEQDELM, from the exons ATGAAGATATTTAGCCTGTTTGGTTTACTGCTGCTACTTCCCATTTACGTGAGATCTTTGAACCCGTCTCTGAACGATGACGTTCTGGGCTTAATAGTCTTCAAAGCCGACCTCCAAGACCCAAATGGGAAGCTGGTTTCTTGGAACGAAGACGATGACAGTCCTTGTAACTGGACCGGTGTGCAATGCAACCCGAGATCCAACCGGGTTTTCGAGCTCGTTCTCGACGGGTTTTCGCTCTCTGGACGGATAGGCAAAGGCCTGCTCCAGCTGCAGTTTCTCCGGAAACTGTCTCTGGCGAAAAACAATCTCACTGGGGACCTGAGCCCTGTTCTCGCCGGACTCGAAAACCTGAGGGTTCTCGACTTGAGCGAGAACAGACTTTCTGGCTCACTACCTGGTGGTTTCTTTCAGCAATGTGGGTCTTTACGGTCGGTTTCTTTGGCCTTTAACAAGTTTACCGGCCAGATACCCGATAGCTTGAGCTCGTGCTCGACGCTTGCTGCGCTTAACTTGTCTTCGAATCAGTTTTCGGGTTCTTTACCTTCTGGTCTTTGGTCTTTGAAAGGGCTTAGATCGCTTGATCTGTCGAATAATCAACTGGGAGGAGAGATTCCAAAGGGTATTGAAAGGTTGAATAACTTGAGAGCAATTAACTTCGGGAAGAACAAGTTTACAGGTGAGATTCCAGAAGGAATTGGGAGTTGTTTGCTTTTGAGGTCGATTGATTTCAGTGAGAATTCGCTATCCGGCAATCTTCCAAACGCAATGGAGAAGCTTGTCTCATGTAATGCTATAAGTTTGCGCAAAAACTCGTTTGTTGGCGGGGTTCCAGATTGGCTTGGTGACATGAAAAGCCTTGAGACACTGGATTTGTCTGATAACAGCTTTTCTGGGCAGGTTCCGAATTCGACTGGGAATCTTCAGTCCTTGAAGGTGCTGAATATTTCGACAAATGCCCTTACTGGGAGCTTGCCAGAGTCCATGATCAACTGCAAAAACCTTCTGACCATGGATTTCAGTCATAATTCGTTAACAGGTAGCCTTCCGGGTTGGATATTTCAATTGGATGTACAGGAAGTTTTGCTCTCAGGAAATAGATTAAGTGGGAGTATGGACAGTCCCTTGTCTTCCTCACCGGATAACTCGCGCAGAAAAATTTTGGTCTTGGATTTGTCCCACAATGCGTTTTCAGGTAACGTTCCATCTTCTGTTGGGAATTTTAGCAGCTTGCAGGTCCTTGATTTGAGCGAGAATCAGTTAAATGGAAGCATTCCTTTGGAAATTGGGGGAGCTATATCATTGAAGGAACTAAGACTAGAGAAGAATTCCTTGGTAGGAATAATCCCAACATCCATTGAAAAGTGTACTTCATTAACTTCTTT GATTCTTTCAAGGAACAACCTTACTGGCCCAATACCCACAGCTATAGCACAACTCAGTAACCTTCAAATTGTCAACCTATCTTTTAACAGACTCACCGGAACCCTACCAAAGGAATTGGCGAATTTAGGCCACCTTCTCTCCTTTAACATTTCTCGTAACCAGCTCCAAGGTGCATTACCCGGCGGTAGTTTTTTCAACACCATTTCCCCCTCTTCTGTTGCATTCAACCCCTCTCTGTGTGGTGCTGCAGTCAGCAAAACTTGCCCAACCGTCCTTCCCAAACCAATCGTCCTCAATCCCAACTCCTCCGATTCCCCTCCTGGCTCAATCCCCCAAAATCTTGCCCACAAGAAAAGCATCCTCAGCATTTCAGCTCTCATTGCAATCGGTGCAGCTGCTGTGATAGTCATTGGTGTAATTGCGATCACTGTCCTTAACCTCCGCGTCAGGTCTTCCACTTCTAGGTCAGCAGTCCCCCTTGTATTATCAGGTGGTGATGACTTCAGCCGGTCCTCCACCACAGATGCCAACTCTGGTAAGCTTGTCATGTTCTCAGGGGATCCAGACTTCAGCACTGGAAAACATGCTTTGCTCAACAAGGATTGTGAGCTAGGCCGAGGCGGATTTGGAGCTGTCTACAAGACTGTGCTAAAAGATGGGAGACCGATCGCCATTAAAAAGCTTACGGTCTCCAGTCTAGTCAAACCCCAGGAAGAATTTGAAACAGAAGTTAAGAAACTGGGAATGATCAGACACCCCAATCTAGTTTCACTTGAAGGGTATTACTGGACTCCATCGCTTCAGCTCCTAATATACGAGTTCATATCCGGTGGGAGTTTGTATAAGCACCTGCACGAGGACTATGATGGGAACTCCCTCTCCTGGAACGATCGATTCAACATAATTCTTGGGATAGCAAAAAGCCTGGCTCACTTGCATAAAGTGAACACAATCCACTACAATCTGAAATCAAGCAACATCCTGATTGACAGCGCGGGCGAGCCTAAGGTGGCAGACTTCGGCCTGGCCAGGCTGTTGCCAATGCTAGATCGCTACGTGTTAAGTAAGAAGATTAACAGCGCGCTTGGATACATGGCGCCGGAGTTTGCATGCCGGACGGTGAAGATTACTGACAAATGTGATGTGTATGGGTTTGGGGTattggttttggaagtggtgaCTGGGAAAATACCGGTTGAGTATATGGAGGACGATATGGTGGTGCTTTGTGACATGGTCAGAGGAGCGTTGGAAGAAGGCAGGGTGGAGGAATGTGTCGATGGGAGGCTGCAGGGGAATTTTCCTGCGGATGAAGTGATTCCAGTGATGAAATTAGGTTTAATATGTACATCTCAGGTGCCATCGAACCGGCCGGACATGGGAGAGGTGGTTAACATATTGGATCTGATCAGATGCCCTTCTGAAGAGCAAGATGAGTTGATGtga
- the LOC131320649 gene encoding tRNA-aminoacylation cofactor ARC1 isoform X1, with product MNFSVTFTGKIETKQQRERKGMANPNQSMVLRRNQLIVSALCNRLHLDSKIFDGDVLQSDIKSLCKNIYMARQSEVMKWIEFAENCNVDSEACLRALNELNECLVSKSVLVGGGLTPSEADVFVFSAIYTTVKGLSDSERNSLPHLLRWMDYIQNTEDFGETFEQILVEKAKFDPLRVKEDANAKKTAQGKKDEVGVERGSSSIKPADVEKVRGDSQAPAEKKKLPGKVADEKDKNIGIAGTEKKNLPEKVADEKDKDISVSLLKIQVGLIRKAWKHPSADSLLVEEIDTGDAKLRQVVSGLAKYCNADDLTNRRVVLITNVKPGKLRDVMSEGLVLCASNDDHTVVEPITPPEGAKVGECVSFSGHEGKPEEVLNPKKKQLEKITPHLFTDDKGVATFKGIPFTTSCGSCTSSIPNASIK from the exons ATGAATTTCTCTGTAACTTTCACTGGCAAAATTGAGACAAAGCAGCAGAGAGAGCGGAAAGGCATGGCGAATCCGAATCAAAGCATGGTTCTACGCAGAAATCAACTCATCGTTTCGGCTCTCTGTAATCGCCTCCACTTGGACTCC AAAATTTTTGACGGTGACGTATTGCAAAGTGATATAAAGAGCTTGTGTAAAAACATTTACATGGCGAGGCAAAGTGAG GTGATGAAGTGGATAGAGTTTGCAGAGAACTGTAATGTAGATTCTGAGGCATGCTTAAGGGCTCTCAACGAGTTAAATGAGTGCTTGGTTTCAAAGTCAGTTCTGGTGGGTGGGGGACTGACGCCCTCTGAGGCTGATGTTTTTGTCTTCTCAGCAATATATACCACTGTG AAAGGTCTTTCAGATTCAGAGAGGAATAGCTTACCACATTTGTTGAGATGGATGGATTATATTCAG AATACAGAGGACTTTGGGGAAACATTTGAACAGATTTTGGTAGAGAAGGCCAAATTCGATCCTCTA CGGGTTAAAGAGGATGCAAATGCAAAGAAGACCGCGCAAGGCAAGAAAGATGAAGTCGGTGTAGAGAGAGGCTCGAGTTCAATCAAACCTGCTGATGTG GAAAAGGTCAGAGGAGATAGTCAAGCTCCGGCAGAGAAGAAGAAATTGCCTGGAAAAGTAGCAGATGAGAAAGATAAAAACATTGGTATTGCTGGGACAGAGAAGAAGAATTTGCCTGAAAAAGTAGCAGACGAGAAAGATAAAGACATCAGTGTTAGCTTGCTGAAAATACAGGTCGGCCTTATTCGCAAAGCATGGAAGCATCCATCTGCCGACAG TTTGCTGGTTGAGGAGATAGACACCGGAGATGCTAAATTGCGGCAGGTGGTCAGTGGTCTGGCAAAGTATTGCAACGCAGATGATTTGACG AACCGTCGTGTGGTTCTAATCACCAATGTAAAACCTGGAAAGCTAAGAGATGTGATGTCGGAAGGATTG gTGTTATGTGCTTCTAATGACGATCATACCGTTGTGGAACCCATCACTCCTCCAGAAGGTGCTAAAGTTGGTGAATGTGTTTCATTTTCCGG GCACGAGGGAAAGCCAGAAGAAGTACTAAACCCAAAGAAGAAACAATTGGAGAAGATCACGCCG CATCTTTTCACCGATGACAAGGGGGTTGCCACGTTCAAGGGAATTCCATTCACGACATCTTGTGGGTCATGCACGTCTTCTATTCCTAATGCAAGCATCAAATAA
- the LOC131320649 gene encoding methionine--tRNA ligase, cytoplasmic isoform X2 has product MNFSVTFTGKIETKQQRERKGMANPNQSMVLRRNQLIVSALCNRLHLDSKIFDGDVLQSDIKSLCKNIYMARQSEVMKWIEFAENCNVDSEACLRALNELNECLVSKSVLVGGGLTPSEADVFVFSAIYTTVKGLSDSERNSLPHLLRWMDYIQNTEDFGETFEQILVEKAKFDPLRVKEDANAKKTAQGKKDEVGVERGSSSIKPADVVRGDSQAPAEKKKLPGKVADEKDKNIGIAGTEKKNLPEKVADEKDKDISVSLLKIQVGLIRKAWKHPSADSLLVEEIDTGDAKLRQVVSGLAKYCNADDLTNRRVVLITNVKPGKLRDVMSEGLVLCASNDDHTVVEPITPPEGAKVGECVSFSGHEGKPEEVLNPKKKQLEKITPHLFTDDKGVATFKGIPFTTSCGSCTSSIPNASIK; this is encoded by the exons ATGAATTTCTCTGTAACTTTCACTGGCAAAATTGAGACAAAGCAGCAGAGAGAGCGGAAAGGCATGGCGAATCCGAATCAAAGCATGGTTCTACGCAGAAATCAACTCATCGTTTCGGCTCTCTGTAATCGCCTCCACTTGGACTCC AAAATTTTTGACGGTGACGTATTGCAAAGTGATATAAAGAGCTTGTGTAAAAACATTTACATGGCGAGGCAAAGTGAG GTGATGAAGTGGATAGAGTTTGCAGAGAACTGTAATGTAGATTCTGAGGCATGCTTAAGGGCTCTCAACGAGTTAAATGAGTGCTTGGTTTCAAAGTCAGTTCTGGTGGGTGGGGGACTGACGCCCTCTGAGGCTGATGTTTTTGTCTTCTCAGCAATATATACCACTGTG AAAGGTCTTTCAGATTCAGAGAGGAATAGCTTACCACATTTGTTGAGATGGATGGATTATATTCAG AATACAGAGGACTTTGGGGAAACATTTGAACAGATTTTGGTAGAGAAGGCCAAATTCGATCCTCTA CGGGTTAAAGAGGATGCAAATGCAAAGAAGACCGCGCAAGGCAAGAAAGATGAAGTCGGTGTAGAGAGAGGCTCGAGTTCAATCAAACCTGCTGATGTG GTCAGAGGAGATAGTCAAGCTCCGGCAGAGAAGAAGAAATTGCCTGGAAAAGTAGCAGATGAGAAAGATAAAAACATTGGTATTGCTGGGACAGAGAAGAAGAATTTGCCTGAAAAAGTAGCAGACGAGAAAGATAAAGACATCAGTGTTAGCTTGCTGAAAATACAGGTCGGCCTTATTCGCAAAGCATGGAAGCATCCATCTGCCGACAG TTTGCTGGTTGAGGAGATAGACACCGGAGATGCTAAATTGCGGCAGGTGGTCAGTGGTCTGGCAAAGTATTGCAACGCAGATGATTTGACG AACCGTCGTGTGGTTCTAATCACCAATGTAAAACCTGGAAAGCTAAGAGATGTGATGTCGGAAGGATTG gTGTTATGTGCTTCTAATGACGATCATACCGTTGTGGAACCCATCACTCCTCCAGAAGGTGCTAAAGTTGGTGAATGTGTTTCATTTTCCGG GCACGAGGGAAAGCCAGAAGAAGTACTAAACCCAAAGAAGAAACAATTGGAGAAGATCACGCCG CATCTTTTCACCGATGACAAGGGGGTTGCCACGTTCAAGGGAATTCCATTCACGACATCTTGTGGGTCATGCACGTCTTCTATTCCTAATGCAAGCATCAAATAA
- the LOC131320649 gene encoding probable methionine--tRNA ligase isoform X3, translating into MANPNQSMVLRRNQLIVSALCNRLHLDSVMKWIEFAENCNVDSEACLRALNELNECLVSKSVLVGGGLTPSEADVFVFSAIYTTVKGLSDSERNSLPHLLRWMDYIQNTEDFGETFEQILVEKAKFDPLRVKEDANAKKTAQGKKDEVGVERGSSSIKPADVEKVRGDSQAPAEKKKLPGKVADEKDKNIGIAGTEKKNLPEKVADEKDKDISVSLLKIQVGLIRKAWKHPSADSLLVEEIDTGDAKLRQVVSGLAKYCNADDLTNRRVVLITNVKPGKLRDVMSEGLVLCASNDDHTVVEPITPPEGAKVGECVSFSGHEGKPEEVLNPKKKQLEKITPHLFTDDKGVATFKGIPFTTSCGSCTSSIPNASIK; encoded by the exons ATGGCGAATCCGAATCAAAGCATGGTTCTACGCAGAAATCAACTCATCGTTTCGGCTCTCTGTAATCGCCTCCACTTGGACTCC GTGATGAAGTGGATAGAGTTTGCAGAGAACTGTAATGTAGATTCTGAGGCATGCTTAAGGGCTCTCAACGAGTTAAATGAGTGCTTGGTTTCAAAGTCAGTTCTGGTGGGTGGGGGACTGACGCCCTCTGAGGCTGATGTTTTTGTCTTCTCAGCAATATATACCACTGTG AAAGGTCTTTCAGATTCAGAGAGGAATAGCTTACCACATTTGTTGAGATGGATGGATTATATTCAG AATACAGAGGACTTTGGGGAAACATTTGAACAGATTTTGGTAGAGAAGGCCAAATTCGATCCTCTA CGGGTTAAAGAGGATGCAAATGCAAAGAAGACCGCGCAAGGCAAGAAAGATGAAGTCGGTGTAGAGAGAGGCTCGAGTTCAATCAAACCTGCTGATGTG GAAAAGGTCAGAGGAGATAGTCAAGCTCCGGCAGAGAAGAAGAAATTGCCTGGAAAAGTAGCAGATGAGAAAGATAAAAACATTGGTATTGCTGGGACAGAGAAGAAGAATTTGCCTGAAAAAGTAGCAGACGAGAAAGATAAAGACATCAGTGTTAGCTTGCTGAAAATACAGGTCGGCCTTATTCGCAAAGCATGGAAGCATCCATCTGCCGACAG TTTGCTGGTTGAGGAGATAGACACCGGAGATGCTAAATTGCGGCAGGTGGTCAGTGGTCTGGCAAAGTATTGCAACGCAGATGATTTGACG AACCGTCGTGTGGTTCTAATCACCAATGTAAAACCTGGAAAGCTAAGAGATGTGATGTCGGAAGGATTG gTGTTATGTGCTTCTAATGACGATCATACCGTTGTGGAACCCATCACTCCTCCAGAAGGTGCTAAAGTTGGTGAATGTGTTTCATTTTCCGG GCACGAGGGAAAGCCAGAAGAAGTACTAAACCCAAAGAAGAAACAATTGGAGAAGATCACGCCG CATCTTTTCACCGATGACAAGGGGGTTGCCACGTTCAAGGGAATTCCATTCACGACATCTTGTGGGTCATGCACGTCTTCTATTCCTAATGCAAGCATCAAATAA
- the LOC131320654 gene encoding two-component response regulator ARR17-like gives MDATSSSSSWKGMMEQGNEPHVLAVDDNIIDRKIVEKLLKNSSCKVTTAENGLRALEYLGLGDDQENSLETSGSKVNLIITDYCMPGMTGYDLLKKVKESNAMKEVPVVIMSSENIPTRINKCLEEGAQMFMLKPLKQSDVKKLRCQLMTRS, from the exons ATGGAtgctacttcttcttcttcctcatggAAGGGAATGATGGAGCAGGGGAATGAACCTCATGTGCTGGCAGTTGATGACAATATAATCGACCGGAAAATCGTCGAAAAGTTGCTCAAGAACTCCTCTTGTAAAG TGACTACTGCAGAAAATGGGTTGAGAGCACTGGAGTATTTGGGATTGGGAGATGATCAAGAGAACAGCTTGGAGACCAGT GGTTCAAAGGTGAATTTGATAATAACGGATTACTGTATGCCAGGAATGACAGGTTATGACCTACTTAAGAAAGTAAAG GAATCTAATGCTATGAAGGAGGTTCCAGTCGTTATAATGTCATCTGAGAACATCCCGACGCGTATTAACAA GTGCTTAGAGGAAGGAGCTCAAATGTTCATGCTAAAGCCTCTCAAACAATCAGATGTAAAAAAGTTGAGATGCCAATTGATGACAAGAAGCTAA